The Ischnura elegans chromosome 10, ioIscEleg1.1, whole genome shotgun sequence genome contains the following window.
TGGAAAAAACCTTGATTTACTGCCATATTAGTCTCCCATGTTAATTAGTTATTTaactagatatttatttattcctatttctgTGAGTCCTGAGTTGTGACCCGCAATCCTTCCATCGTTAAAAGTTTTTAACCGCATAGGaaaggattaaaaagaaaataaatagatcgAGATAGGATGGGATAATAAGAAAATGCACAAAAGAAAGAGCGAAAAAAATTCCGGTGATAAAATAAAGACATTTATTCTGATACCATATGTATACATGAGTCAGAATTGTCGTAGTCCACAAAaagtttccaaaaaatagtttAGATTTCAGTGATTGAAATCCGGAGATAGAATTTGTCTAACAATACATGCGTTAGCTGAGAAAAACTTTAGAAAAGTATTGGGGTATATGACCAACACGTATAAATTTCATCGTGATAAAACATATCAAAAGAGTAAAAAcgtaatgaaaacataaaaaaagaatacaaaaaaggcGTGTGCAGGTGTTTGTCACGCCATTCTAAAGCTGCAATTGGAGATCGTAGTCCTTGAGTTCGGGGATCACGGAGAAGATGTCTTCCCAGTCAATGGTGTCCGGGAAGGCGGCACTGGAGTCCATTGATGGGGCGATGGCCGCGTCCTTCGCCAGAGAAGGCAAGTTGGCCATCAGCATCTCATCCACTTCATCGCCATCTGGGACCGCCTTCAGCGCCTGATGGAGACGGAGGAATCGTAATTGTTAGCAACGTTATAAGAACTGACGATGTGTTTAGGGTGGTTTAGGGTTTCTAGGATTTTAATGTTAATTCTACATCTTCAGATGCATCATATCCCTACAAAGAGTAATACGAAATGTTCTTTAGTTAATAAAGATAGGAATAGAGATGGGAATGgctttgaattatataatgaatcGCACCTCTTTCCCCGATCGCTTCTGTCTTCCTGCACTTGACTTCCGCTTGCCTCCCTTCGTGACTTTCGTGCACTTCGCCGTGCTCTTCTTCTTCGTGACCGGGTTTGATGTCCGCCGTAGAATGCGAATCACGGATCTCGTCGCCGTGTGCACGTTTCGAATGATTTGTCCGATCGGCGCGAGGGAGTCGTCGATCTCCAGCGGGAGGATGATCTTCGCTTGGCTGTTGTTGTTTATTTTGGTCGGCAGATGTTGTTGCGAAGACACGGCGACTCTCATGTTGTCACTTTTATTTGACGATTTGCCGtctcttttcaaatatttctttatgaAGCTTATTCAGCAAGCTGTAAATTGGCAACATATATTTATTGAACAACCATTTGATTGTGGAAAACATTTTACggataaaataattgatattcgACGATGCTGACCTCTGTCGTCGTCAGGTTCTGAGACAGGAATGCATTTTCCGCTCCTATGCCGGCTATTTATAGTGAAAGTGGGTGGTGACGCTTGTTTATAAACAAAGACATAGCAACGTAATGGAATTCCACAGGGAAAAtggtaaaaaaggtaaaatatgaaacaattttaatttttctgtccAATTTGCTTTTCGTTTCTATCTCTGAGTATCCTATGATAAAGCGGTTATTGCAATTAAGCGAGGTGAAAACGTTAAACTTAGTGTGGGGATGACATTAACCAGCGATGTATCGTAATGTGAGTAGATTTTATCGACATTCTATTTCTTTCGACAAGGAAATCTTTACTGTTCATTAAAGCTAGGCTATCATAATTTATTCTTCTTATTATGAAACAAAGTTCTAAAGGCcgttgaaatgtgaattttaagCAGGACCTTAGATAATAGATAGTGCATGCGTTAGACATGGAAAAATCTGTAGTTCTTTTTAGACAATGAAGCGATACCGTGAGaataatctatttaaaaaatataggtatcGTGTCATTTTAGGGACACACTTCTTCCCTAAAGTACTATGAACACTCTGTGACGAAACAAGTAATTTCCTGCGGTAAATATGAGTAAGAAATGTTGTAGTTTAAATCGAACATAAGTAATGTTTGTTCTGTATGCATCGacaattaaaatgtttaaatatttatctcGGGCAAGAAAGCTTAGAAAATGACAAATTTGTTATACCATCATTAGCCGCTCCTTTACATTTTATGAACTTAGCTCCTACCTAAGCTACTGCTGAAAggtctaatattttattatctctcgtACTTATGTCGAGTAATTGGGCAAGTGAGATATTTTCAAGTGACTTTAGGAAGGTCATACTGGTTTTCCCTATTCCTTTATTTAGGTTTCTTTTTTAGTTAATCCGTGAGCAGTTCTGCAAATGTGATTTAACACCTAGAAAAACTCCGCATCCTGTCCTATGATACAATATGCTGGGATATTATTTAGGGAACCATTAGGGACTCTGAGGAGtcatgctaggcttagattttgTCTTGAGCAATTAAGAGCGGATGTCTTTCAGATCTACACAGTGTACATATTCTTAGAACCTGATTATGTAACTTAGTTCGGTAGAAACGATACAATAAGAGAGAGAAATTTTGCAGGACGGATAGTTATATCAATCCGTCACTTTTTCAATCGGCGAATGACTTCAAAAAATCCTTGCTGGGGTTCCGAGATTAAATTACTCGTATACGCAATCCCTTTGACTATTATTCCTGTTTGTAGAGGGCTGCTATCTTAGCGTCCCCACCTATTGAGCCTAACTGCAGGGCACTATGGAGATGTATACCCTGCTGGGTATTTATTCAATCTTTACATATGGCTGCTTCCATTTTAGTCATCTTGGTTCTGTACTCATCTACACGTTTTTGCTAAAATTTACAAGATGAGATTACACGTCTCTTCCGGGAGATATTCTTTATGTGGCTAGTAAGACAGATAATGCCCAGATATATATTATgcttcttcattaattttttaaattaattatcctCAATACTTTTACTGGATCCCATCGAATTCCATTAAGTTCTCATTAATTGGCGAGAGATATTTAGTATTCTCAAATGTGACGggagaagaaattaatttttgtttgtattttgtgattttgagcGACCTCAAAATATGGACCTGAAATTAGAATCGAGAGTTTAGTCATGAGCATTTTCATCAATTATATGCAAATGAGGAAAATGTTTACCCCTTCTTAACCTCTCTTTTAATTCCATTATCcagaattcttttaataaattgtgatttagggtctaattgtaagtaaacgACCAGCATTTGGATCTTGCAATCAAAATCAGGATAACTCCAATAACTCTTGTTATCTATTTTCTAATTACTTATGCTGCCGTGAAGGTACTACATAACAGGTGAAATGTCCTGTGTTTGATTGTTCAACTGGAATGAAATCTCCTTAGTCTCCGCACCCCGGCCAACACGAGAGTAGTCGCGCGTTGCATACTCTCAAGGATACCGCTCAGTGGTCCAGAGACCGCAAAAATTAGGCTATTTCCCAAATAAGAACTCAAATATGTTAAATGAGTCTGGTATGGTTTTTTTTCGGAAATCCATGCTTCGGCAAAGGCCAGTCTGAACATgagatttgagaaaaataataacttgtgatgggtcgattccaaaattttatcgattccgatcccgattccgattctgacatttcgatttcgattctaccgataccgattccatcgattctgatgccatagtctccaagaaaaatatcacttaattccaggcaacaagataaccaattaaaaaaaatattactctgtgaaagaatcagttgacaaaagcatctttcatatcatcactacgtaattaaaatataatagctaaatttcaaagcagaacatacctgaaaagtggtgctacatgataggtattactttagcatattagcactcatgtttaaattaaaaataaaagtatctcctttaatatctatcttttattggtAATATGTTATcgttatcaataatgtctcacaaatttagtctccttttacagactttaaatttttgctcagaaagcaaagcatcttcactctgtcaggataaagcctgttgcattttacatcacatatttttcctgcagaactaaaaagtctttcactgaacacagtctATGGCGGTAAGAAACCTCCTCgttaatactttcagccttgggtaggatatacaagtcttccagtatttcctaGGAGAGgaaatttggtggtgcattcatctctgatcaataagcttccacttcagcttcaacagtgattgctatggtgactttgagtacttttccaaatgcataacTGTATATTGACCATATACCTGcgacaggctccctagtctgcaatcgctccttcggaatataatagggatttccaagtagcactttttgatctcgagtcgagttgaaaattactcgtgagtatcgagtcgagtatgataatttctgatccaggcaatacagcaatgcatactacaatatattctacttcaattttctatgatgaatgtctagcctaatgtaaggaGGAAAATACAGtaaggatcgttgatggttattgtcagaagtaggagatgaatgaaaattaatgcgccttcaatagttccataggggcaattgaaattaattaaccccaagtaatatgtcgatcatatatatgtatccaaactacaagggagagcccttaGTACAGTAATTTTCACAGGTATAATAAAGATTagatactacgtatatgaatcatgtaatatttggccctttcaaattctcaagcagaaaaaccaattattctacatgctcagccagcaagTTTTGATGACTCCATGTtgcagtattactgcctgcagaatattgccttttgctacacacatgtgtgactgggcaagtactttcctaccaaaatcgCAAGGTtacggagactttggaatttttattaaaaattatatcaacgatttttttggactttgaatcttcatggaattcaagtggacgaagtgAACGAACtgtagaactaaactttagttttgtagagccaaaaaatattctaTACTTCTCtagtcatttaatcaaccttaaaatatcttgctttttttaagttcaaggaagaaactaaacgctaccaatgaatatcacatcggacggatgcagtaataaaaaaggctaaaagagccttgtgatgtgaaaactcccccttccgcgcgactcacctcggtgaaggtggaaagggagaaagggtatcggttgttgcctttcaccgAAACTGTTCatttctcttaagcatgctgacataatcttcactttacttcaatacccgagccatattttttattcctgggatggttccgaaaaatatccaatccttagtattttcactcgagtaatgcgctaaatggcctaGTCGATCTATACGTAGTCCTTAtaaacatcctcagtttagtgttttaagtcaatgaagacgattatccatgctttaaatgacgattttcaagactaatgttttaaaaaacttgaaaaatcggcctcggttaccgagccttaaagttccgcagcgtgtagctcagcctttaCGCGTGATTGAAAAAtagctcttatttccttcgtcgcaaacatttttttcctagatttctttttagtactctttagaaatctctactttatattgtggttcaaattttccgagttatatttttcgtaaacgaaagataatgtctgctttatgtcaaatttcatgtgaaaaacgggtcggccattttgcgttgtaaaaccagacaaatgagagccaaaatcttcaaaagtcattgaaagtataggcaaagcaccagatcaaaggaatattgcgttttttattccataaaactcataccaacctggataaattcaaagattgtttgaggaaaaacgatatctcgcgtggcattaaaaatttgtcatgtttgggccactatATCTCACTAAAGAGTCGTATTTacgtaaaatggcatataaatctatatctggtaatgatttatgagtatttacgctaagtttcgagtctctatccccaaaaaggtcattttggacttcattccagttTTTTctgatttcggaccagtgtgcgccgggtaggaagacgatcggccgccgcggctggcgtaaaggtattcggcgcccacgtcgccaactatagtgtattcggcaagctg
Protein-coding sequences here:
- the LOC124166958 gene encoding uncharacterized protein LOC124166958 produces the protein MRVAVSSQQHLPTKINNNSQAKIILPLEIDDSLAPIGQIIRNVHTATRSVIRILRRTSNPVTKKKSTAKCTKVTKGGKRKSSAGRQKRSGKEALKAVPDGDEVDEMLMANLPSLAKDAAIAPSMDSSAAFPDTIDWEDIFSVIPELKDYDLQLQL